The Paenibacillus sp. MBLB1832 genome has a window encoding:
- a CDS encoding DUF1292 domain-containing protein: protein MSTTPSDVLRKTYGDDILLSDDQSEQTVYHLLKEFVYENQTYAVMQSDELKKDDEVALFRVVTSADGEYELVTIDDDDEWETVSELYDEMMFPEQDDL from the coding sequence CGACGCCTTCAGATGTATTGCGTAAAACTTACGGGGATGATATCCTGTTGTCTGATGATCAAAGTGAGCAGACGGTTTATCATCTTCTGAAAGAATTCGTTTATGAGAACCAGACGTATGCAGTTATGCAATCGGATGAACTGAAAAAGGACGACGAAGTTGCCCTTTTTCGAGTAGTCACTAGCGCTGACGGCGAATACGAATTAGTTACGATTGACGACGACGATGAGTGGGAAACGGTTTCTGAATTATATGACGAGATGATGTTTCCTGAGCAGGACGACTTGTAA